Within the Photobacterium swingsii genome, the region AATCTTGGTAGTCATTTGCGAGGGCACTGGCAAAAAAGAGGGTAAATTCAGGCCGATGATTGATGAGATCGGCAACGGATTTCAAGCAAATGACATCAACATCGAGTTGCTCTTCTGCTACTACATTCCATTGGCATGCTGTTTGAGAGAACAACTCCATTTCGCCAAAAATGTGATGGTCACAATCTACTTCACCTAGCTGAAAGCATCGACCGTTTATCGCGGAGATGTTCATTGACACGCGCCCTACAGAAACGAGGTAGAGATGTTCAACGGGCTGACCTTGCTGAAGTATGACTTCACCGGCTTGGTAAAATCGGCTGTGAAGGTGGCACTGATAAAAAGCGTCACGAAATTCGTCATAGAGCGCATTTAACGTTTCGGTAAATCGACCTGTTTGGTAAGGCTTCAGCTGCATAGTAGTGATGAAACGGAGATGAGAGCTAAGGAGGTTGCGAAATGATACATGTATCAGTAGAGCCGCAATGTTGCAAAGATCACAGATATAAGGACCCGCACAGATAGAGGGGCACTGTTTTCCTATTAGAAAACATAAAGCCCAGAAAATCTGAGCTTTATGTGCTTTGTCATTGCTATGTGATTATGGTGTCATGTTGCACAGTGCAGATAAAGCGGCTTTTGCTGCCATTAATTCACCTTTCTGCATGGTGTCATTTGCATTGGCATACTCACTGACACCCTCTTGAACATCTTGCTGGTAAAGCACAACATTATTCAAAATTGAGGCCACTTGCAGGCCGCGTAGTCTTCCTACCGTGAATAAAGCCGATGTTTCCATGTCTGCGCCTAGCACACCTTTACGATTCCAGTGTTCGCAGAGTGTATCTTCATCGTCAGTGTAGAAACTGTCGTGCGAACGCACTATGCCGTAATGGGTCGGATAGTTATGTTGGCGCAAATAACTTTCTATCCCAGTTGTTAAAGCACGGCTCGCAACAGCAGGGTAAGTGTCAGTGATATAGGCTTTAGAGCCCCCTTCATCACGCACAGCCCCTT harbors:
- a CDS encoding Crp/Fnr family transcriptional regulator, whose amino-acid sequence is MQLKPYQTGRFTETLNALYDEFRDAFYQCHLHSRFYQAGEVILQQGQPVEHLYLVSVGRVSMNISAINGRCFQLGEVDCDHHIFGEMELFSQTACQWNVVAEEQLDVDVICLKSVADLINHRPEFTLFFASALANDYQDSLDIYTYRLLHPITYNIAYDLWHRYQDKVILGSFDKAEQEAERFGTSSRVYRRAVKELIDKGLIAKTNGEISIVDIEALKSFIFECD
- a CDS encoding nucleoside phosphorylase → MSNHAQQPHIAVGIADVSEKVIVCGEPDRVNRIATLLDNSEQLANNREYRVVSGDYQGQKITVCSTGIGAPSAIIALEELALCGAKYLIRVGSAGALQSHIQLGELIVAEGAVRDEGGSKAYITDTYPAVASRALTTGIESYLRQHNYPTHYGIVRSHDSFYTDDEDTLCEHWNRKGVLGADMETSALFTVGRLRGLQVASILNNVVLYQQDVQEGVSEYANANDTMQKGELMAAKAALSALCNMTP